From Alteromonas sp. RKMC-009, one genomic window encodes:
- a CDS encoding TonB-dependent receptor, with protein MNKTRIPTMLALAVAAAVTPAYAQSDNETAQSGLEVIEITSQHRTENVQKAALAVSAISTKQLEKSGITQPDQLSFLVPALQINKTGGTGNSFYVRGVGTQGTNAFAENAVAFNYDGVYIGRPGSVVGTFFDLERLELLKGPQGTLYGRNATGGAINVISRKPELGYTEGYISGSVGNYNSRQLAGAVNVAVSDNSALRISGQWVSRDGYLSDGYDDEDGKALRVHYLYAPNDKYDVLLSGDYYKAGGKGAGSVLISDGAPEIDERIGGADPVSIAAFEAAQPTSFFLSRPEFVSTYMDFETFNFYDADEGVDYEGYQDSTFWGVSATINAHFDSGSLTVIPSYRVAEPDTTFYLPGFPVINQDENKQSSLEVRFASNDTGAIKYVAGAFIYAEDQKSLTWAAPFSFAASLWGPAGEYVYSDLGTDSQAVFGQMTWSATDNLRFTLGARFTDEEKEMQVRQSPLTLETYNLYDFNNTPDTVQAEDERSFSNFTYRAGIEYDVNADSMLYVNYTTGFKSGGFFADSVDNSYEPEEIGALVAGSKNRFMDNQLQLNIEAFYWDYKDQQVTYLGYLPSGAFGSLTRNAGAATMQGAEVDIQYAVSDYGLLKANIQYLDASYDEFIYDGAGADTTVTTCATTPDDDGTTLVVDCSGKPALNSPEWTLNLGYEHTFELSDGLYLVGSVWHHYETERYLDIGYEDSQKQDAVGVTDLSFTLDNGGAWTVTVYGNNITDETVLTAAIHRPASTATYAALKAPRTYGVRAKYNF; from the coding sequence GTGAACAAAACGCGAATCCCTACCATGCTCGCCCTGGCTGTTGCTGCTGCCGTGACCCCGGCTTATGCACAATCAGATAATGAAACCGCGCAGTCCGGCCTGGAGGTTATTGAAATCACTTCCCAGCACCGTACTGAGAATGTGCAGAAAGCGGCACTGGCGGTATCGGCCATTTCCACAAAGCAGTTGGAGAAGAGCGGTATTACGCAGCCTGATCAATTGTCATTTTTAGTGCCTGCACTGCAAATCAACAAGACCGGCGGCACAGGGAACAGTTTTTACGTACGGGGTGTGGGTACGCAGGGTACGAATGCGTTTGCCGAAAACGCGGTGGCCTTCAACTACGACGGTGTTTACATTGGCCGTCCTGGTTCCGTGGTGGGAACTTTTTTCGACCTTGAGCGACTTGAGCTGCTGAAAGGACCTCAGGGAACGCTTTACGGCCGTAATGCTACCGGCGGTGCTATCAATGTTATTTCCCGCAAGCCTGAGTTGGGCTACACAGAGGGCTACATTAGCGGCAGTGTTGGAAATTATAATTCACGTCAGTTGGCGGGCGCGGTAAATGTTGCTGTCAGTGACAACTCAGCTTTGCGCATTTCCGGGCAGTGGGTCAGCCGCGACGGGTATTTATCAGACGGTTATGATGACGAAGACGGAAAAGCGTTGCGGGTGCACTACCTGTATGCCCCCAATGATAAATATGACGTATTGCTGAGCGGTGACTACTACAAGGCTGGCGGCAAAGGTGCGGGCAGTGTGCTGATCTCTGACGGCGCGCCGGAAATTGATGAGCGGATTGGTGGTGCAGACCCGGTGAGTATAGCGGCATTTGAAGCAGCCCAACCCACCTCCTTTTTCCTCAGCCGCCCTGAGTTTGTCAGTACTTACATGGATTTTGAGACCTTCAATTTCTATGACGCTGACGAGGGCGTTGATTACGAAGGCTATCAGGACAGTACTTTCTGGGGGGTGTCCGCCACTATCAACGCTCACTTTGACAGTGGCTCGCTGACGGTTATTCCTTCTTACCGCGTGGCTGAGCCTGACACAACCTTCTACTTGCCTGGTTTTCCGGTTATCAACCAGGACGAGAATAAGCAAAGTTCACTGGAAGTGCGCTTCGCCTCAAACGATACCGGCGCAATTAAGTACGTTGCCGGTGCATTCATTTACGCTGAAGATCAAAAATCTTTGACCTGGGCGGCGCCTTTTTCCTTTGCTGCTTCATTATGGGGGCCGGCTGGTGAGTATGTTTACTCTGATCTAGGCACAGACAGTCAGGCGGTGTTCGGACAAATGACCTGGTCGGCCACTGATAACCTCCGCTTTACTTTAGGTGCCCGTTTCACTGATGAAGAAAAAGAGATGCAGGTGCGTCAGTCCCCGCTGACGCTGGAAACGTATAACTTATACGACTTTAACAATACGCCCGACACTGTGCAGGCTGAAGACGAGCGCTCTTTCAGCAACTTCACCTACCGCGCGGGAATTGAATACGATGTGAATGCAGATTCCATGCTGTATGTGAACTACACCACCGGCTTTAAATCGGGCGGCTTCTTTGCTGACTCTGTCGATAACTCCTATGAACCGGAAGAAATCGGCGCGCTGGTGGCCGGTAGTAAAAATCGCTTTATGGATAATCAGCTACAGCTGAACATTGAAGCTTTTTACTGGGACTATAAAGATCAGCAGGTGACTTATCTGGGTTACTTACCGTCCGGCGCATTTGGTTCTCTCACTCGTAATGCCGGTGCTGCCACCATGCAGGGGGCAGAGGTAGATATTCAGTATGCTGTCAGCGATTACGGTTTGCTGAAAGCGAATATTCAGTATCTGGATGCCAGTTACGATGAGTTCATTTATGACGGAGCAGGAGCAGACACAACAGTAACCACCTGTGCAACTACTCCCGATGATGACGGTACTACTCTGGTGGTTGATTGTTCCGGTAAACCGGCACTCAATAGTCCTGAATGGACATTGAATCTGGGGTACGAACACACATTCGAACTCAGTGACGGGCTTTATCTGGTGGGCTCAGTCTGGCATCACTACGAAACAGAACGCTATCTAGATATTGGTTACGAAGATTCACAAAAACAGGATGCTGTTGGTGTCACAGATCTATCATTTACACTAGACAACGGCGGGGCCTGGACAGTGACTGTGTACGGAAACAATATCACTGACGAAACGGTACTGACTGCCGCAATACATCGCCCGGCATCAACCGCTACTTATGCAGCACTGAAAGCACCACGTACTTACGGTGTCAGAGCTAAGTACAACTTCTGA
- a CDS encoding SDR family NAD(P)-dependent oxidoreductase, whose amino-acid sequence MQSESNRVSEQNGRLAGKTALVTGIGDGIGKGCALMFARQGATVIGTDINEEAALRTVEEAQSQGLSLQFACAADLTDEDDITNLRERVTTLTGSLNIIVNAAATAVFKWIEDMTYADWQLTLKAELDSVYLVTRAFWPHLKASGSGSVINFASANAYQALKGSAALAHCAGKGGVLAMTRQLAMEGGPHGVRANTISPGLIVTGATAPVIDDEEFLSNVMAKNMLGRLGKPEDIAWCATYLASDEASFVTGADFSIDAGAIAW is encoded by the coding sequence ATGCAAAGCGAAAGTAACAGGGTTTCAGAACAAAACGGCCGTCTGGCAGGGAAAACCGCACTGGTCACAGGTATCGGTGACGGCATCGGTAAAGGTTGCGCTCTCATGTTCGCCAGACAGGGCGCGACGGTCATTGGCACTGATATTAATGAAGAAGCGGCGCTGCGCACGGTAGAAGAAGCGCAGTCACAAGGTCTGTCTTTGCAGTTCGCCTGTGCCGCTGACCTCACCGATGAAGATGACATCACCAATTTGCGTGAAAGAGTGACGACGCTAACCGGCTCCCTAAATATCATCGTTAATGCGGCGGCCACCGCCGTGTTTAAATGGATAGAAGACATGACCTATGCCGACTGGCAGTTAACCTTAAAAGCAGAGTTGGACTCGGTATATCTGGTCACCCGGGCATTCTGGCCACATCTGAAAGCATCCGGATCCGGTTCTGTGATTAATTTTGCTTCGGCCAACGCTTACCAGGCATTAAAAGGCTCTGCCGCACTGGCTCACTGTGCGGGCAAAGGAGGTGTGTTGGCAATGACCCGCCAACTGGCGATGGAAGGTGGGCCTCATGGTGTTCGGGCAAATACTATATCACCCGGGCTCATTGTAACCGGCGCCACAGCTCCGGTGATTGACGATGAAGAGTTCCTCAGTAATGTCATGGCAAAAAACATGCTGGGCCGCTTAGGCAAGCCGGAAGACATTGCCTGGTGCGCCACCTATCTTGCCAGTGACGAAGCCAGCTTTGTCACCGGCGCAGATTTTTCCATTGATGCAGGGGCCATTGCCTGGTAA
- a CDS encoding cupin domain-containing protein, with protein sequence MGRLKDVRRVVTGHDENGRSIFKDDQAFETKLIPSGDAEFALVWTAPDLPVENNDETDGRYRDAGLTLNGGSVIRVVDMLPQSASPFHRTNSLDYGIVLQGQLELELDDGNKTLLHAGDIVVQRGTIHLWRNPSENEVCRIVFVLTEATPVEINGEPLPEVHP encoded by the coding sequence ATGGGACGACTTAAAGATGTACGCCGTGTGGTAACGGGGCACGATGAGAATGGCAGATCGATTTTCAAAGACGATCAGGCTTTTGAAACAAAATTAATTCCCAGCGGTGATGCGGAGTTTGCACTTGTCTGGACAGCGCCTGATTTGCCGGTGGAAAACAATGATGAAACCGACGGTCGTTACCGTGATGCCGGACTCACATTGAACGGCGGTTCTGTGATCCGTGTGGTGGACATGCTGCCGCAATCGGCGTCGCCTTTTCACCGCACCAACAGTCTGGACTACGGCATTGTGCTGCAGGGCCAGCTGGAACTGGAGCTGGACGATGGCAACAAAACTCTGCTTCATGCCGGTGACATCGTAGTGCAACGGGGCACTATCCATCTTTGGCGGAATCCGTCTGAGAACGAAGTATGCCGTATTGTTTTTGTACTTACAGAAGCAACGCCGGTAGAAATTAACGGTGAACCTCTGCCGGAAGTTCACCCTTAA
- a CDS encoding phytoene desaturase family protein: MADFDVIAMGAGHNSLTTCGYLAKAGKKVLLLERHDYAGGGAATQQILTPGYHHDLHSSVHIMIQANPLITNDELDLFKKYGMDYKYSDVPHATIFADQSALMTYKDLDKTCEGMAKISQRDADAYRRFVELGQSMLPMIMPGMYKPQPPLGALMAMLDSSEEGRVMMDMMQRSSMDIINTWFTHDKIKMHIARAVSENLQLPDELGTGMGTVMFTALMHTYGVAQPWGGSGKLSESMVRAIEATGGEIRYNSEIRRILVSGGKAKGVELTTGEKIMARDAVIGSMHPHKIRQFVDGVSEPVLKRAENASLAAFSLFVSHYDLREPVQFRTSEKDVEKAIMLTLCQHESMADMQRDFDALKRGELTDMMFSAGNDESKTDPTRVPKGAGMWHSTGFAPFNLLEGGSSRWDDIREAYGEERQKQQGKFVSNLNSDNIIAHKFYTPLDLERNSPNSMVEGDVHGVAPYFYQSVGHRPTPDLGQFKVPGIDSLYLVGPSMPPAGGVVGAGRAAAMVMFEDLGMDFDSTFQTGESKSKNTVKARTQAPDDGAVRLFDENDAELMTVDSIDTQDDELVVRGKTFGTMPLTARLGPGDLRRAAKMALSPAKFMTIVKMLFSKD; encoded by the coding sequence ATGGCTGATTTTGATGTAATCGCAATGGGCGCAGGCCATAACAGTCTGACAACGTGCGGATATCTGGCAAAAGCCGGAAAGAAAGTACTGCTGCTGGAGCGCCATGACTACGCCGGTGGCGGTGCAGCCACACAGCAAATCCTGACCCCGGGTTACCACCACGATCTGCACTCCAGCGTGCATATCATGATTCAGGCGAATCCGCTTATTACCAACGATGAACTGGATTTGTTCAAAAAGTACGGCATGGATTACAAATATTCAGACGTACCTCACGCCACTATTTTTGCCGACCAGTCTGCACTGATGACCTACAAAGATCTGGATAAAACCTGCGAAGGCATGGCGAAAATTTCTCAGCGCGACGCTGACGCGTACCGTCGTTTCGTGGAACTCGGCCAGAGCATGCTGCCAATGATCATGCCCGGTATGTATAAGCCTCAGCCTCCCCTTGGCGCGCTGATGGCTATGCTGGACAGCAGTGAAGAAGGCCGTGTGATGATGGACATGATGCAACGCAGCAGCATGGATATCATTAACACCTGGTTTACCCACGACAAAATCAAAATGCACATTGCCCGTGCGGTGTCTGAAAACCTGCAGTTGCCTGATGAGCTGGGCACTGGCATGGGTACGGTGATGTTTACGGCGCTTATGCATACCTACGGTGTGGCGCAACCCTGGGGCGGTTCCGGGAAGCTGTCTGAATCTATGGTCCGTGCCATTGAAGCCACCGGCGGTGAAATTCGTTATAACAGCGAAATCAGGCGCATCCTGGTGTCAGGCGGTAAAGCCAAAGGCGTTGAACTGACCACCGGCGAGAAAATCATGGCACGTGACGCCGTTATCGGTTCCATGCATCCCCATAAAATCCGCCAGTTTGTTGATGGTGTATCTGAACCTGTACTCAAGCGTGCTGAAAATGCCAGTCTGGCTGCGTTCAGTTTGTTTGTTTCTCACTACGATCTTCGTGAACCCGTGCAATTCCGGACTTCAGAAAAAGACGTGGAAAAAGCCATCATGCTTACCCTTTGTCAGCATGAATCCATGGCGGATATGCAGCGTGACTTCGATGCCCTTAAGCGGGGTGAACTCACCGACATGATGTTCTCTGCCGGTAATGATGAATCTAAAACCGATCCTACCCGTGTGCCCAAAGGGGCCGGTATGTGGCACAGCACCGGTTTTGCGCCGTTCAATCTGCTTGAAGGTGGCAGCAGCCGCTGGGATGACATTCGTGAAGCTTACGGTGAAGAACGCCAGAAGCAACAGGGCAAGTTTGTGTCGAACCTCAACAGCGACAATATCATCGCTCATAAATTCTATACGCCACTGGACCTGGAGCGTAATTCTCCGAACTCCATGGTGGAAGGTGATGTGCACGGGGTTGCACCGTATTTCTATCAAAGTGTGGGGCACCGTCCTACGCCGGATCTCGGTCAGTTTAAGGTGCCGGGTATCGATTCACTTTATCTGGTTGGTCCGTCAATGCCGCCTGCCGGTGGTGTGGTGGGGGCGGGTCGCGCCGCTGCCATGGTGATGTTTGAAGATCTGGGCATGGATTTCGACAGCACGTTCCAGACCGGCGAAAGCAAATCCAAAAATACCGTGAAGGCCAGAACACAGGCGCCGGATGACGGTGCAGTGCGACTGTTCGACGAAAACGATGCTGAACTGATGACAGTTGACAGCATTGATACACAAGATGATGAGCTGGTGGTACGGGGCAAAACCTTCGGCACCATGCCACTGACTGCCCGTCTGGGGCCCGGAGACTTACGCAGAGCCGCGAAGATGGCGCTGTCTCCGGCGAAGTTCATGACAATCGTAAAAATGCTGTTCAGCAAAGATTAA
- a CDS encoding MFS transporter: MVTRKAGTIQGIILILPITLTVMGAVLLAPIMPLLMQAFGHIEHADYLVPILISIPALCIALGAPLAGWMADRVGRRKLLIGAIGLYSVCGVLPLFITTYPPLLLSRIGVGLCEAVIITCSTTLIGDYFSGAQRDKWLGSQAALASLTAMLLFPVAGWLGQQYGWQGPFAIYGLAFLFMIGVIVFTWDVTKQEAAETEVAATPAQADMPGAQFPWAHMVKVCFFTLVGGVMFYILQFQLSSALATFDIQDTGQAGLMLAVASIGVPAGAIAYRYIHKLLNTQKLILLEFAILALGFFGMSQADTPLMLIITGSINQFGAGMVLPTMLTWAVSPLVFSFRGRGTGIWQSTFAIGQFVSTVSFSFVLQQVGGNNFQGAFMVFSVVAAAMCVMTLLLIKPVRPVNTAMAL; encoded by the coding sequence ATGGTTACCAGAAAGGCAGGTACGATACAGGGAATTATTCTGATACTTCCTATTACACTCACAGTGATGGGGGCCGTGTTGTTAGCGCCAATCATGCCATTGCTTATGCAGGCCTTCGGGCATATTGAGCATGCAGATTACCTGGTGCCTATTCTTATCTCCATCCCGGCTTTGTGTATTGCTCTCGGTGCGCCGCTGGCCGGCTGGATGGCAGACAGAGTAGGGCGCAGAAAGCTGCTCATCGGAGCAATTGGCTTATATTCAGTATGTGGTGTGTTGCCTCTGTTTATCACCACCTATCCGCCATTGTTATTATCTCGCATTGGTGTTGGCCTGTGTGAAGCGGTCATTATCACCTGCAGTACAACGCTTATTGGTGATTACTTTTCCGGAGCACAGCGGGACAAATGGTTAGGCAGTCAGGCGGCACTGGCGTCACTGACGGCTATGCTACTGTTTCCTGTTGCGGGATGGTTGGGTCAGCAGTACGGCTGGCAGGGACCGTTTGCCATCTACGGTTTAGCGTTCCTGTTTATGATCGGCGTGATTGTATTCACATGGGATGTGACCAAGCAGGAAGCGGCAGAGACCGAAGTCGCGGCAACGCCGGCACAGGCAGATATGCCCGGTGCGCAGTTCCCCTGGGCACACATGGTTAAAGTGTGCTTCTTTACGCTGGTGGGCGGTGTGATGTTCTACATCCTTCAGTTCCAGTTAAGCAGTGCACTGGCGACGTTTGATATCCAGGATACCGGACAGGCTGGTCTGATGCTGGCGGTGGCAAGTATTGGGGTACCGGCCGGTGCGATTGCTTACCGCTATATTCACAAACTGCTCAATACACAAAAACTCATTCTGCTGGAGTTTGCGATTCTGGCGCTGGGCTTCTTTGGTATGTCGCAGGCTGATACTCCGTTAATGCTAATCATCACCGGCTCTATCAATCAGTTCGGTGCCGGCATGGTGCTGCCTACCATGCTAACCTGGGCGGTATCTCCTCTGGTATTCAGCTTCCGTGGCCGGGGTACCGGGATCTGGCAATCAACCTTTGCTATCGGACAATTTGTGTCTACCGTCAGCTTCTCCTTTGTGTTGCAGCAGGTGGGCGGTAATAACTTTCAGGGCGCATTTATGGTGTTCTCTGTAGTGGCGGCCGCCATGTGTGTAATGACACTGTTGCTCATAAAGCCTGTACGCCCTGTGAATACGGCGATGGCACTTTAG
- a CDS encoding SDR family NAD(P)-dependent oxidoreductase — protein MTANVASLFSVENKRVVVTGALGGIGSAIARLFLEAGAKLILADREHSFRETPPGTVYIPADFSAEGGADALIQHIQNAPVDIVIHTAGIEGHVGSMDDCAEADWLRTMRINLLSAQLLSAAAVKGMQQRGDGRLIYVGSIAGKRGTSALGLYSVTKAGLSQLARNYAVQQGKYGITANCICPGLIDTPLSKHLQADAAFMTKRMQQTPLNRLGSTDEIAATALYLASAAGGFTTGQDIVVDGGTLISDC, from the coding sequence ATGACCGCTAATGTCGCTTCCTTGTTCAGCGTTGAGAACAAACGCGTAGTGGTGACAGGTGCACTGGGCGGGATTGGCAGTGCCATTGCCCGTCTTTTTCTGGAGGCTGGTGCAAAGCTTATTCTGGCTGACCGTGAGCACAGCTTCCGGGAAACTCCGCCCGGTACAGTGTATATTCCTGCGGATTTCAGTGCTGAAGGCGGTGCTGATGCGCTCATCCAGCATATTCAGAATGCGCCGGTAGACATTGTTATTCACACCGCAGGCATTGAAGGTCATGTGGGAAGCATGGACGACTGCGCTGAGGCCGACTGGTTGCGTACCATGAGAATTAATCTGCTGTCAGCCCAGTTACTGTCTGCTGCCGCAGTTAAAGGCATGCAGCAGCGGGGTGACGGACGGTTAATTTACGTAGGCAGTATTGCGGGCAAACGGGGCACATCGGCCTTGGGGCTGTATTCGGTCACGAAGGCCGGACTGTCTCAGCTTGCCCGCAACTACGCGGTGCAACAAGGCAAATATGGCATTACTGCCAATTGTATTTGCCCCGGTCTTATTGATACGCCATTATCAAAACATCTGCAGGCGGACGCTGCGTTTATGACGAAACGTATGCAACAAACGCCACTTAACCGCCTTGGCTCAACAGATGAAATCGCCGCTACCGCACTTTATCTGGCCAGTGCAGCCGGTGGCTTTACAACAGGTCAGGATATTGTGGTAGACGGGGGAACACTGATCTCAGATTGTTAA
- a CDS encoding fumarylacetoacetate hydrolase family protein → MKLATLKNGTRDGTLLVVSRDLTRAADVSHIAKTMQLALENWDAVLADLTAIYDKLNDNTVSGAFTFNPQEAMAPLPRCHQFIDASAFLNHGNIMEKAFDLDVKKDPNIPILIQRQSDDFMGPHEDYAFPSEEDNADFEGEFAVITGDIPMGASASEALDKVRLITILNDMSMRKHLFRELQMGFGFILAKPATVFAPVAVTPDELGDAWKDGRVHLNMEVSRNGEWFGHPNGGEMDFSFGQILQHITYNRNIKAGMILGSGTVSSKDWKETGSACLAERRALDILEYGEVKTDFLKYGESLSFDVKDHLGQSVFGKIDHIMVKP, encoded by the coding sequence ATGAAACTGGCAACACTGAAAAACGGCACCCGCGACGGAACCCTTTTAGTGGTATCCCGTGATTTAACCCGGGCAGCAGACGTTTCCCATATTGCTAAAACCATGCAGCTGGCACTGGAAAACTGGGACGCGGTGCTTGCTGATCTCACCGCCATTTACGACAAGCTTAATGACAATACGGTTTCAGGCGCATTCACGTTTAATCCTCAGGAGGCTATGGCGCCCCTGCCCCGCTGCCACCAGTTCATTGATGCTTCGGCATTTTTAAACCATGGCAACATTATGGAAAAGGCCTTCGACCTGGATGTGAAGAAAGATCCAAACATCCCTATTCTTATTCAGCGTCAGAGCGATGACTTTATGGGGCCCCATGAAGATTATGCATTCCCTTCTGAAGAAGATAATGCCGATTTTGAAGGGGAATTTGCGGTGATTACCGGCGATATTCCAATGGGGGCGTCAGCCTCTGAAGCGCTGGACAAGGTAAGACTGATCACCATTTTAAATGACATGAGCATGCGTAAGCATCTTTTCCGTGAATTACAAATGGGCTTTGGCTTTATACTGGCAAAGCCAGCAACCGTGTTTGCACCGGTAGCGGTTACCCCGGATGAACTGGGGGATGCCTGGAAAGACGGACGTGTGCACCTGAACATGGAAGTGAGCCGGAACGGGGAATGGTTTGGTCACCCTAATGGCGGCGAAATGGACTTTTCTTTCGGGCAAATCCTTCAGCACATCACGTACAACCGAAACATCAAAGCCGGAATGATTTTAGGTTCAGGCACTGTTTCCAGTAAAGACTGGAAAGAAACAGGTTCTGCCTGTCTGGCAGAGCGCCGTGCACTGGACATTCTGGAATACGGTGAAGTGAAAACCGATTTTCTAAAATACGGTGAATCCCTCAGCTTCGACGTGAAAGATCACCTGGGTCAGAGCGTATTCGGCAAAATTGACCACATCATGGTAAAACCATGA
- a CDS encoding SDR family NAD(P)-dependent oxidoreductase yields MPGHQGKIAVITGAAGALGREFALALASRGCDIAIADIQDASGVIAEIRATGQRAYSEIVDLSDAEQVSQFADNVLNEFGQVDILVNNAAFMPVIPLAELDLATFRKFEAINVEAAFILGKTFGMGMAERGYGRIVQIASSTTGTAMPGFSAYVTTKMAGIGLTRALAAEFSSSGVRVNALSPGLTRTPESAKNLPPQLFDNVKNNLQLIKQTEEPQDLTGALLFLTSEECGFVTGQTINCDGGVNF; encoded by the coding sequence ATGCCGGGACATCAAGGCAAAATAGCAGTAATTACCGGCGCAGCCGGTGCATTAGGGCGGGAATTCGCTCTCGCTCTGGCATCACGGGGATGCGATATCGCCATAGCCGACATTCAGGATGCATCCGGCGTGATAGCAGAGATTCGTGCCACCGGTCAGCGGGCTTACAGTGAAATTGTTGATTTGTCAGACGCAGAACAGGTCTCGCAGTTTGCTGATAACGTGCTGAATGAATTCGGTCAGGTAGACATTCTGGTTAATAACGCCGCTTTTATGCCGGTAATACCCCTGGCGGAACTTGATTTAGCCACCTTCCGAAAATTTGAAGCCATTAACGTAGAAGCGGCATTCATTCTGGGCAAAACCTTCGGTATGGGCATGGCTGAACGGGGTTACGGACGCATCGTTCAAATCGCTTCCAGCACCACCGGCACGGCTATGCCCGGGTTTTCGGCGTATGTGACAACCAAGATGGCGGGGATTGGTCTGACACGCGCACTGGCAGCGGAATTCAGTTCTTCAGGTGTCAGAGTCAATGCCCTTTCCCCCGGACTTACCCGTACGCCGGAATCGGCAAAAAACTTACCCCCGCAGTTATTCGACAACGTGAAAAATAACCTGCAACTGATTAAGCAAACCGAAGAGCCTCAGGATTTAACCGGCGCATTATTGTTCCTGACATCGGAAGAATGCGGCTTTGTTACCGGGCAAACCATCAACTGCGACGGCGGCGTTAACTTTTAA
- a CDS encoding LysR family transcriptional regulator has protein sequence MRLNRLDLNLLVALDALLTERSITLAAERICLSQPATSGALARLREFFNDDLLVRVGAKMQPTPLGESLAEPVHNILLQIQATVERGIEFDPFTCNRKFKFLAGDYSSTVLLTAVAKHINTLAPEIQFEFFIPTNKPGEMLDRAEVDFMIMPTSVKVDHHPSVELFSEKFVSIACAQNDAVHSNMTMDEFLNLGHVTVKFGTSRVTSQDQVLMKDQWRVEPNVEIITSTFNAIPQFLPGTGRIATVYQHLAEHWQKLIPIKIVPLPKPLPEIAWALQWHKYRDHDPALVWLREQIITTARETFG, from the coding sequence ATGCGTTTAAACAGACTCGACCTCAATTTACTGGTAGCACTGGATGCCTTGCTGACCGAACGCAGTATTACGCTGGCAGCTGAACGTATTTGTTTGAGTCAGCCTGCCACCAGCGGTGCTCTGGCGCGGTTGCGGGAATTCTTCAATGACGATCTACTGGTGCGGGTGGGTGCGAAAATGCAGCCTACCCCGCTGGGAGAAAGCTTGGCCGAACCGGTTCACAATATTCTGTTGCAAATTCAGGCAACGGTAGAACGGGGCATTGAATTCGACCCGTTTACCTGTAACCGGAAGTTTAAATTTCTGGCTGGCGATTACAGCAGTACAGTGCTACTCACAGCAGTAGCCAAGCATATCAATACCCTGGCGCCGGAAATCCAGTTTGAATTTTTCATCCCCACCAATAAGCCCGGGGAAATGCTCGACCGTGCAGAAGTGGATTTTATGATCATGCCCACGTCGGTAAAGGTTGATCATCACCCTTCAGTAGAACTGTTTTCAGAGAAATTTGTCAGTATCGCCTGCGCACAGAACGATGCCGTGCACAGTAACATGACCATGGATGAGTTCCTGAACCTGGGACACGTTACAGTAAAATTTGGTACCAGCCGGGTAACCAGCCAGGACCAGGTACTGATGAAAGATCAGTGGCGGGTTGAACCTAATGTGGAAATTATTACTTCGACCTTTAACGCCATTCCCCAGTTTTTGCCCGGCACCGGCAGAATTGCCACGGTTTACCAGCATCTCGCAGAGCACTGGCAAAAACTCATCCCGATAAAAATTGTGCCGCTACCCAAACCACTGCCGGAAATCGCCTGGGCATTGCAATGGCACAAATACCGCGATCATGACCCGGCACTGGTATGGTTACGTGAGCAAATTATTACTACAGCCCGCGAAACCTTCGGCTGA